The window ACCTCCGTATATATTCGATTGATCATTGTGATTATATCCCAGTTCCATAAACATATCATCAAACTCTTAACGTGCTCCGGCAGAAATCAGCGCTGAGAGATTGACGTTTAGGATGCGCCCGTTTGTTAAAACCGGGCGGGCTGCCGCAGGTATACGGCGGCCCGCCCGGTCATGTCGATACTATTTTTATCTCAGTACATTAAGCAGCCCCATAGTAAAGATGGGGAAGTATGTGAATAGCAGCAGACAGACGACCATCGCGAAGAACGACGGCAGAATGGCCTTTGAGATATCCTCGATGCTCTCGCCGGAGATGGCGGAGGCGACGAAGAGGTTTATACCATAGGGCGGCGAGATGAAGCCGCAGGCCAGGTTGACGGTGATTATCAGTCCGAAGTGGATGGGGTCTATACCGATTGTCTTTACCACCGGCAGCAGGATCGGCGTGAGGATTATCACCGCTGCGATGTTGTCCACGAAGCAGCCGATCACCAGCAGGAAGACGTTTATCACCATCAGCAGGATGAAGGGGCTGTGGGCGAGGCTCGTCATCCACGAGGCGATATGCGCCGGTATCTGCGCCATCGCGAGGTAACTGGCAAAGGCCATCGAAAGTCCGATCATAAACTCCGTCGCGCCGTTGATGAGCCCCGTCGTGCGCAGACACTCATAGAGAGTCTTTCCGTCGAGCTCCTTATAGACGAACTTGCCGATGAGCACCGAGTATACGACGGCGACTACCGCCGCCTCCGTGGGCGTGAAGATGCCGCCGTAGATGCCGCCGAGGATGATGACCGGCACCAGCAGCGCCCAGAAGGCTTCTCTGAATGCCTTCCACACCGTGGAGAACTTCGGGCGTTCCGTAACGCTCACATAATGGCGCTTCTTCGCCGTACAGTAACAGACCAGCATCAGCGCGACGCCGATCATGACGCCGGGGACGATCCCCGCGATAAACATATCGCCGATCGAACACTGCGCGACGATACAGTAAATGACAAATGGGATGGAGGGCGGGATGATGACGCCGATAGTTCCCGCAGCCGCGGTTATCGCCGCCGCGAAGCCCGCGTCATACTTGCGCTCCTTCATCGATGGGATCATAAAAGAGCCGATCGCCGAGACAGTGGCCGGTCCCGAGCCGGAAATTGCCGCGAAAAACATACATGCGAGCACCGTGACCATCGCCAGGCCGCCCGTGATATAACCGACGAGACTCTCGGCGAGATTCACAAGACGGCGCGAAATACCGCCGTTGCACATCAGCGCCCCCGCGAGGATGAAAAAGGGAATGGCGAGCAGCGGGAAAGAATCGAGACCCGTGACCGACTTCTGCGCGAGCATCACCATCGGGATATCCGAAGTGAGCCACATGGCGATGCCGGTAGAGAGGCCGAGCGTGATGCCGATCGGGATACTCAGGCCGATCGTTACGATAAGCAGAGAGAAGAGAATAACCGCTTCCATCTATATCATCTCCTCCAATTCTTCCTGTTCCTTCTCCGAGCCCACCGGTTCGCCCTTATAAATCTTGTACATCTCAATAAGCAGGCGGATACACATCAGGCCGCAGCCGACGGGTACGGAGGCATATGGCCAGGTCATGGGGATATCCATGGCGGCGGAAGACTGCCCTGTGTCATAAATAAAGACGACGAGTTCAGTCCCGAGCCAGGTGAGAATAAAACTGAAGACAAACCAGACCACCAGAACAAAATACTCAAAAAACCTGCGGCAGCTGCCCTTGATCATATTGGCGAACATCTCCACGCGGAAATGGCTGCGTTCCTTAACGGCGTAACTTGCGCCGATCCAGGAAAGCCAGAGGAAAATAAACCGGGCGAGCTCCTCGCTCCAAGAGAGAGAGTTTGAGAAGACATACCTCATAACAACCTGGATAAAGACGAGAATGGTCATAATGGCCATAGTCCAGACGCAGAAATACTCCTCGAAATTATCTAAAAACTTTTTGACGGTCATCGTGATAACAACCTCCTGCGATGGTAATAAAGCGCGTCCCTTATGCAAGGGACGCGCAAACGGTGCTCACGCTTCGAAAAGATTACTTCTGAACCTTTCTTGCGATATCCATGATCTCCTTGCCGAGCTCGTTTTCAAACTGGGCGTAGACCTTCTTGGTCGCTTCCACGAAGGGCTTCTTCTGTTCCGGCGTCAGCTCGTTGGCGGTCAGACCGGCTTTGGTGACCTTCGCTTTGAAGGCGGCCTCTTCCTTTTCAAGGCTGGCGCGCTGTGTCATGATGGCCTTGTGGGCCGCGTCAACTACCACCTTGCGGAGGTCGGCGGGGAGCTTGTCCATGAACTTCTTGTTGGCGATGAGTATCTCGTAGGAGAATACGTGCCCCGTCTCGGAGACGTACTTCTGCACTTCGTAGAACTTACCGTCGTCGATCATCGCGTAGGGGTTTTCCTCCGCGTCGACGGTGCCCTGCTGCAGGGCCGTGTAAAGCTCGCCCCAGCTCATCGGGGTGGGGTTGGCGCCGAGTTCCTTGAAGAAGGCGATGTGCATCGGGTTTTCCATC is drawn from Cloacibacillus porcorum and contains these coding sequences:
- a CDS encoding TRAP transporter small permease, giving the protein MTVKKFLDNFEEYFCVWTMAIMTILVFIQVVMRYVFSNSLSWSEELARFIFLWLSWIGASYAVKERSHFRVEMFANMIKGSCRRFFEYFVLVVWFVFSFILTWLGTELVVFIYDTGQSSAAMDIPMTWPYASVPVGCGLMCIRLLIEMYKIYKGEPVGSEKEQEELEEMI
- a CDS encoding TRAP transporter large permease; the encoded protein is MEAVILFSLLIVTIGLSIPIGITLGLSTGIAMWLTSDIPMVMLAQKSVTGLDSFPLLAIPFFILAGALMCNGGISRRLVNLAESLVGYITGGLAMVTVLACMFFAAISGSGPATVSAIGSFMIPSMKERKYDAGFAAAITAAAGTIGVIIPPSIPFVIYCIVAQCSIGDMFIAGIVPGVMIGVALMLVCYCTAKKRHYVSVTERPKFSTVWKAFREAFWALLVPVIILGGIYGGIFTPTEAAVVAVVYSVLIGKFVYKELDGKTLYECLRTTGLINGATEFMIGLSMAFASYLAMAQIPAHIASWMTSLAHSPFILLMVINVFLLVIGCFVDNIAAVIILTPILLPVVKTIGIDPIHFGLIITVNLACGFISPPYGINLFVASAISGESIEDISKAILPSFFAMVVCLLLFTYFPIFTMGLLNVLR